CCGTCATGCTCACCGTGCACGCGGACGGGCGGCGACGGTACGGGTATTGGCGTGCCGTCACGGATGCCGGGGGGCGGGGTGGGTGCCAGGTGGCGCTGCCCACGGAGGAGTGCGAGGCGTTGCTCGCGGCGGGGCGGATAGCGCTGGGCGAGCCGGTGGCGGACCGGTCGCGCACGGTGTACCCCGTGCGGGCGGTGGAGCGGCCGCGACGGTACGCGGCGCCCCCGGTCCCGGCGATGCCGGCTCCGCCGAGGGTTCCGGCGGTGGCCGCGGTGGCTCCGCGCCGCACCGCGCTGACGGCCTGACGGCGTTCCTCGCCCCCGCCGCCCCTACCCTTCCCGTCCCCCCGGGGGGCTCCGCCCCCGGACCCCCGTAAAGAGATTGCGCAGTTCCCCGCGCCCCTCTCAGGGGCACGGGGACACCTCTACCAGCGGGGCTCGACCTGGGCCTTGATGCGGCGGTCGTACAGTTCGCCGATCGCCCGGAGCGTGTCCGCGGACAGCTCCGGGAGGTGGCCGACGGCCGCGTTCGCACGGGCCTGGTCCGCCGAGCGCGCGCCGGGGATGACCGTCGTCACGCCGGGCTGCTGGATGATCCACGCCAGCGCCGTCTGCGCCGGCGTGTACCCCTCGGGGGCCAGCGCCGCGAACTCCGCCGCCGCCTCCACGCCCGTGGCGAAGTCGACGCCCGAGAAGGTCTCGCCCTGGTCGAACGCCTCACCGTGCCGGTTGAACGTCCGGTGGTCGTTCTCGCCGAAGACCGTGTCCTTCGTGTACCGGCCGGACAGCAGCCCGGAGGCGAGCGGAACGCGGGCGATGATGCCGACCCCGGCCTCCCGGGCCGCGGGCAGCACCTGCCGCAGCGGCTTCATGCGGAACGGATTGAGGATGATCTGCACGCTCGCCACGTTCGGCCGGGCGATCGCCGCCAGCGCCTCCTCGCACGTCTCGACGCTCACCCCGTACGCGGCGATCCGGCCCTCGTCCACGAGGGTGTCCAGCGCGTCGAACACCTCGTCGGAGGAGTAGACGGGCGTCGGCGGACAGTGCAGCTGCACCAGGTCGACGCAGTCGACGCCGAGGTTGCGGCGGGAACGGTCGTTCCAGGCGCGGAAGTTGTCGAGCACGTAGTTCTCGGGGATCTGGTCCACCCGGCGGCCCATCTTGGTGGCCACCAGCACGTGCAGATCGGGCCGCCCCAGCAGGAACGCGGCGATCGTCTGCTCGCTGCGCCCGTCGCCGTACACGTCGGCCGTGTCGAAGAAGGTCACGCCCGACTCGGCGGCGGCCTCCAGCACCTCGTGGGCGTCCTTGTCGTCGACGTCGCCCCAGTCGGCGCCGAGCTGCCACGTACCCAGCCCGACGACCGACGCGTGCTGACCCGACCTGCGAAATTCACGCTCGTCCATGAGGTCAGTCTCGCATCAGCCCCGGGCGGGCGGCATCCGTGGTCTCCCTCTTCCCGTCGGCTCACACCTTGCGCCAGCGGGCCATGGCGAATGAGAAGAGGCCGAAGAGCACGAACCCCGCCGCCACGCACACCAGCAGCCAGGGCCCGGCCGGGGTGTGCGCGAAGGAGCGCAGGGTGTCGTCGAGCCCCTTGGCCTTGTCCGGCTCGTACTCGACGGCGGCCCGTACGGCGAAGACACCGGCGGCCGCGAAGACCAGGCCACGAGCCGCGCCGCCGCCCACGCCGGTGACGTCCACCGCCTGCCGCGCCCGCCGGGACATCTGCCCCAGCTTGAGCTTGTCGTGGTACTTGCGCAGCACCGCGCGTACCCCGATCCACACCCCGGCGACCGCGATGCCGGCTCCCGCCAGGCCCACGATCCACTGGCCGCCGGGGAGCTGGAGCACCTTGGCCGTCATGTCCTTGGACTGCTTGTCGCTGGAGCCGCCACCACCGCCGTGCGAGCCCGCGGCGAAGAGCAGGACCGAAGAAGCGACGAAGCCGTAGAACACGAAGCGGGCGGCGGAGGTCAGCCGCTTGCGCGGCTTGCGGCCGTCGGGGCCGGCCGCGCCGAGAACCGCCTCGGACAGGCGCCACAGGGCCATGCCGACGAGGCCGGCGGCCAGCGCCCACAGGACGACCGCGCCGAACGGTTTGCCCGCTATCTCGGCGAGGGCTCCGCCCCGGTCGGCCTGGCGGTGGCCGTCGCCGAAGGCGATCTGCAGGGCCAGTGTGCCGACGAGCAGATAGATCACTCC
The DNA window shown above is from Streptomyces sp. NBC_00670 and carries:
- a CDS encoding aldo/keto reductase encodes the protein MDEREFRRSGQHASVVGLGTWQLGADWGDVDDKDAHEVLEAAAESGVTFFDTADVYGDGRSEQTIAAFLLGRPDLHVLVATKMGRRVDQIPENYVLDNFRAWNDRSRRNLGVDCVDLVQLHCPPTPVYSSDEVFDALDTLVDEGRIAAYGVSVETCEEALAAIARPNVASVQIILNPFRMKPLRQVLPAAREAGVGIIARVPLASGLLSGRYTKDTVFGENDHRTFNRHGEAFDQGETFSGVDFATGVEAAAEFAALAPEGYTPAQTALAWIIQQPGVTTVIPGARSADQARANAAVGHLPELSADTLRAIGELYDRRIKAQVEPRW
- a CDS encoding DUF1206 domain-containing protein — its product is MNVSTLTRQGGPRSGREATGTVTEGAARAGLAARGVIYLLVGTLALQIAFGDGHRQADRGGALAEIAGKPFGAVVLWALAAGLVGMALWRLSEAVLGAAGPDGRKPRKRLTSAARFVFYGFVASSVLLFAAGSHGGGGGSSDKQSKDMTAKVLQLPGGQWIVGLAGAGIAVAGVWIGVRAVLRKYHDKLKLGQMSRRARQAVDVTGVGGGAARGLVFAAAGVFAVRAAVEYEPDKAKGLDDTLRSFAHTPAGPWLLVCVAAGFVLFGLFSFAMARWRKV